The following nucleotide sequence is from Patescibacteria group bacterium.
AAATTAAAAACAGCTTCTCGGACTTTCCTCTCAACGAGGAGCTTGCTAGAAATGTGGCCTCTCGTAAATTTGATAAACCAACGCCAATTCAAGACCAAGCAATACTTGAAATTTTAGCAGGTCGCGATGTGGTAGGTGTTGCAAACACTGGTACAGGTAAAACCGCGGCTTTTTTAATTCCACTTATAAACAAAGTGATTCTTAATAGAGGGTCCAAGGTTTTAATAATTGCCCCAACCCGTGAGTTAGCTGTGCAAATTGATAAAGAATTTCAGATTTTCTCTAGAGGATTGCGTTTATATTCTACTGTTTGCATTGGCGGGGTATCCATTCGTGGTCAAATTAATAAACTTCAGAGAGGACCTCATTTTGTGATAGGAACTCCGGGAAGGTTGCTTGATTTAGAAAACCAAAAGAAAATTAATTTTGGAACATTTGATTCTATTATTCTGGATGAAGTGGATCGGATGCTTGATATGGGATTTATAGTTGACATAAAAAAAATTATTTTAAAACTCCCTCAAAACAGACAATCGCTTTTTTTCGCGGCAACTTTAGATGAAAGCGTAAAAAGTGTAATGCGTCAATTTATTGTTAACCCGGTAATGATTTCAGTTAAAACGGCAGATGCTAGCGCAAATGTTTATCAAGATGTTATAGATTTAAAAGGGAGAGACAAAGCGGATGCGTTATGTACCCTTTTAGGCAAAGAAGAAGTATCCAAAACCCTTATATTTATGAGAACTAAACGAAGCGCGGATAAGTTACAAACTAGTCTTTTAAAAAATGGGTTTCAAACAGCTGTTTTGCATGGAAACAAAAGTCAAAACCAAAGGCAGAGATCTCTTGAACAATTTACTCTTGGCAGAGTGAATATTTTAATCGCGACGGATGTAGCTTCTCGAGGGTTAGATGTTACTGATATTAGTCATGTTATTAATTATGACCTTCCAGAAAGTTATGATACTTATATCCATAGAATAGGCAGAACGGGAAGAGCCGATAAAAAAGGAATTGCTTTAACATTTATAGGCTAATAGCGACCACTATCCCTTGACAGTAACAGCCAAAGTAGGGTATTCTTCCATTGCACTTTGACAATTTAATCCTAATCAATCCCAAGGAGGGTAAGATGAAACTCGGAAGCAGGTTTTTGGTTCTTTCAGTACTGTTGGCTGTAATTCTTTCACCCTTTTCGCCTGTTACGGGAGGGGGCGCTAGCGCTTCTACAGAAAGAACTGCTGGTTTGTCAGCTAACTTGTTTGTTGAAAACGGGGACGCTTCTTCACAGTCTATGGATAGCGCCGTGGACTTTAGACTTTTGAAGGTTGTATCGTACCTGTGGTCAGATGGGCATGGTGATATGTCTCTTGAACACATAGTCAAAAACAACAGCGCCAACAATTTCACAGGAATTATTTGGTTGTTGGATGATTGGAACACTACCGATTACCGAAACATTAGAGCCGAAGATGACAAAGGTCCATTAAACACATCCACAAGAATGGACGGAACGAATATTTATATCACCATCTTTTTTAGACAAGCTGTTCCTATTGGGCAATCCCTGCATTTTACACTTTATGTAACTATCGGGAAGATGACCACAGGGTCTGGAAATAATTGGAATGGCCATTGGTATATACGAGTGGAAGGTTCCCCAATTGGCGAGTTAATTCAAGGCGTAACGCTTCCTTCAAACGCTCAAATTACTAGTGTAACTCCAACGCCCACAACGCGACGCAATAATTATGTTGAGTGGCGATACATCAATGTTCCTGACGGATGGCAATTGACCATTGATTTAAACTACCAACTGTCGTCCACAATGAATGTTCCGTTGTTCTATCAAGGGACGGCGCCTGTAGATGGAAACAGTCCTGTATGGGAGCTTGATACTTACAACAATTATCCTGCCGGAGATAGATACAACACTATGTATGCTTGGGGTTGTTTTATCACTAGCGGGGCTATGGTTATTAACTACTGGGCGCAGAAATTGGATGTGCCTTTCAGAACAGATCCAAGACAGATAAACGAATGGATGAAAACACACCGAGGGTATGATGCTGGTCATAATGGGAATGTTAACAGTATCGTAGAATATGCAAGATATGGTGGTGTGACGATCTATGCGGAAACTATATTCACCACATCCAGTTCTGTGTTGGATGGATATATTCTCTCCGGTAAACCTGTTATGTTAGGTGTTAGAAATCAAGGGCATTTTGTTGTAGCTACGGGAATAACCACTGTGGGAGGTGTTAAAACTTACACAATAAATGATCCGCTTCTTGGAAGCACTACTCTTAAAGAAAGTTACAACAATCAATTTAGCAGAATGACTGTGTTTACAGATACGCCCGTGGATAACCGAGATATGCGTGTTGCGGCGCATTCGCCAGTGGAGTTTGTGGTTACAGATAGGTTTGGGAGAAAATCTGGGTATGACCCAACAACGGGTACTACTTGGAACCAAATACCTAACTCACATTATGTTTTGGAAGGTCTAGCAAGAGCGGGTACCACAACACCCGAGAACATTTCTAAAGTGTTGTATATAAACGAGCCGGAAGACGGGAATTACGATATAAAGGTTTTCGGCATAGGGTCTGGGTTGTACAAAGTGGACACTTTCGCAACAGATTGGAAAGGCGAGGTTGACTACCAAATTGTCTCCGGTGAGGCTACTGTTGGCTCTGTCGCAACATATACCGTAGAATACAATGCTGTGGCAGGGCTAATTTTCAAAGGGTATTTGCCTATGGCATTGAGAAACAAGAGATGAGACAAGAGGGCTTATTCTTAGCGAAAGCCTTGGGTAAGCCCTTATTTTATTATGTCTTTTATTGGAACAACATTACTAATAAATATCTTATACTCAACAGTAAAGGGATAATTTAATTCGTTTTCAGGGTATGGGGGTTTTGCTGTTGTATAAGCATCCCGACTGGTGTAGGTACTCCAATAAACAACCCTTACTTTATCGTCCCAAACTTTTAAATAACCTCTTGTATCGTTGCCAACACCCATAGGCATAGTTACATTTATGCGATATTCGTCATTTGCGCGAATATTCGCCTCGCTTACCCAGTTGTTGCTTTCAAACCAGTTGTCTGTTACTTCAGAAAAAAAGTTTTCTCTTTGCACATATATATTTTCATTCTTAACAAGTTTATTGTAAATCCATATAGTTCCGTTTAAACTTACATACCCCCCCTCTCCTGTTTTTAAATCTAGCAGGTACAAACCCCAGTCGTTTTTAGAGTTTTTTGTTTCAGTCCATTTTAGTTGTGGGTTAGGAATTGGAAGCGCGAACGCCCTTTGTTGAGCTTTTTCTTGTTGCCGAATGAGGATATACACACTTCCTGCCACGATGAGCGAGATTACAATAAAGAGAGATAATATAAGTAAAAACCTTTTGCGCATATCTGTATTTTACACTACTTGTACAAATAGGGGGTACCCTTTGTCTAAACCCACATCTACCACTGGAGGGGGGGTGTTTTGCCACGACCGTCTCTGCGACAAGCGCATCAAACCCTTTCGGATCTGTCCAAAGCGACCATTAAAAAATCCGAAAGCCAGTCTGATTACAATTACACTATACAAATATTCTGAAACAAAAAACAAGCTTGATTTTCACCCTCACTAAGAGTTATCCTTACAGTATGAAACTCAAAAAAAGAAAGAGGTTACTTATTTTCGGTGCTTTGTTGGCGCTGATTGGAGGCGTGCTTTGGAATGTCCCCGGAGTTAAAAGCCGTAGACTAGGCGAACAGTGCAATAAAAAATACAATAGTGCTATAAAAACGGCAGAATCAGATAAACAACATTTCCTCTTTGAAAACGCCCTGGATGCTTGTTACACAAATATCGCTCGCAAGTACCAAAACACTCAATTATGTGACAGGATTGAAGGTGAACAAATGAGAAGTGTTTGTTATGCTAATGTTTATTATTGGGATATGTCTGTTGAATTTTGCGAAAAAGACGATCAAAAGAACATATGCTTACATGTTGTTTCTATAAAAAATGGGGACAAAAGTATTTGCTCAAAAATAGATAACGCCTCCATTAGAAAATCATGCGAACAAAAGGAATAAAGCAACAAGCGATCGGCTCAAAATGGGATTGGCAATTTGTAGCAAAAAGCTATCTTGCCTTAGCATATATTGGGGTTGAAGAGATGAGAGAGAAAAAATACTGCAATCAGCCGACGCTTCTGTGGCGGGTTTCTAAACAAACATATGATGCAAAACTACTACTGATTCCAATTATTTGGAACATAAAACATGCAATAGAGCTTGTTCTAAAAACACATAGCGTTACCTTTCAAAAAGGATATTTCAAGACGCACAATTTAAGGGATCTCAAAGATGGGTTGGCCAAAATATTGAGTATACAAAATCAGAGTAAGGATAAAAAATTTGATGAATTAGTTCGTATCGTTGACAAATACTACAGCATTAGGATTTTTAACGGAAAACTCCTCAATTCACAAACGGCTTTTGATACTGACAATGATATATTCCGTTATCCAGAAGGGAATAAAGCAAAATTTGAACTAAACCTCAAGTTGTTTGGCACCATTACTGATGAAGAACTTGTAGGGTTGCAAAAAGAAGTTGACTTAATAAATTGTCGTCTTAACATTCCCACCAAATATAAACACCTCAAACCGTACTGGAATAATTTTTCAAAAGGGAGCTAAAATCGCGCACGCAAGAAATAGCGGAGGCGCGGCGGGCGGGGGCGTTGCGCAGGCTTGTCCGCCGAAGGCGAAGGTTGGAAGCAAGCGAGCTAACACATTGAGATTAGACACCTTTTTGTAAATGGTCAGTTTGTGTCCTGAGCAAAGCGGGGAACGGGTTAAAATGCATAGATTTGGAAAGCGCCTCATTTTTTTAAATGATAGTAACCCGTCAGTAGAAGCTACCCTAAAACTGCTTGCTAGGTTGCGGCGGGAAGCGGTATAAGTTTGTCGGGGGAGGCTAAAACTTGAATTATTATTCCCATCTGAACCAAAACCTTATCCCCCACTCTTACATTTTCTTCCCCTATAATCGCAGTTCTTACCTCATTAGGGTATTTAACTTGCGCTTTTAAACCTTCCAATTTAATTATTTCTCCCGGAAACGCGATGCACATTGTTTTATAATATACCACACTTGTTTAGTTTTCTGATAGAATATGCAATATGGATAGAAAGAAGCTTGTGGTGGGGTGGTTTTCGTTTACTTGTAGCGAAGATAGCACCATTATTTTTACTGAACTTTTAAACGACCATTTTGACGAATGGAAAAAAGTAGTTGAATTTAGGCACCTAAAAGTTCTCAAAACCAAAAATTCCCTAAAAGATTTGGATGTTGCTTTTATTGAAGGAGCCATATCTTCCAAAAAACAAGAGGAAGAAGTGAAAAAAATAAGAGAGAATGCCAAATATGTGGTTGCGGTAGGAGCATGCGCTTGTACAGGAATGCCCTCAAGTTCCCGAAATGAATTTGCGGATAAAGAAATTGATGAAAAAGTTCAATGGTATCTAAACCATTTTGATTACAGCGCTAAAGTAAAAAGACTGGATGAAGTAATTGCGGTGGATGATAAAGTGCCGGGTTGCCCTATGAATGTTAAAACTTTTATGGAAATTTTGGAAAAGTATCTAAAAGTTTTTGGAATTTACGATGCATAACGGAAATATAACTATAGACAACATCACAAAAATAGAAGGTACTGCCGGTCTTGAAGTTGTGGTTGAAGATGGCAAAGTTAAAAATTTAAAATTTATAATAAAGGATTATCGGAGATTTTATACCGAATCGGTCAAGGGTAAACCCTTCATTGCCGCCCCGTCTTTTTTGTCCAGAATTTGCGGAACTTGCTCGGTTGCTCATTTGTTCGCCGCTCTTGAAGCTATTGAAAAATCTCAAGGAATTGTAAACACAAAACAGACTATGCTTTTAAGACGACTTGCCTATAACGGGTTAATGATACGAGACCACGCTTTGCATTTATACTTTTTTGTTCTGCCCGATATTTTGGGAGTTGATTCTATTCTTGATATTTCTGATGATTCCAATAGTTTAGGACATATACTTCTTCACGACTCTTTTGATATAAAAAGAGTAGGAAAAGAAATTACCGAAGTGGTTATAGGGGCGGCTATTCACGCGCCGTTTCCAACAATCGGCGGATTTTTAAAACTTCCCGACCCTTCAAAATTTCCCGATTTAATTTCCCGTTTGGAATCGGTAAGACCGCAAGTTCTAAGAGGAATAAAAACATTCTTTGAATGGAATGAGAATCTTACTAGAAATTCTGATTACCTTTGTTTGCGAAACGACAAGAGTTATGACTTTATAGAAGGATTAATAATCAATTCCAGCGGTAAAAAAG
It contains:
- a CDS encoding nickel-dependent hydrogenase large subunit, with amino-acid sequence MHNGNITIDNITKIEGTAGLEVVVEDGKVKNLKFIIKDYRRFYTESVKGKPFIAAPSFLSRICGTCSVAHLFAALEAIEKSQGIVNTKQTMLLRRLAYNGLMIRDHALHLYFFVLPDILGVDSILDISDDSNSLGHILLHDSFDIKRVGKEITEVVIGAAIHAPFPTIGGFLKLPDPSKFPDLISRLESVRPQVLRGIKTFFEWNENLTRNSDYLCLRNDKSYDFIEGLIINSSGKKVSEEKFHSFLKSVVIPYSQAEGYVFSDVHEDYLVGSLARLNFNKDLLNPRTKKSAKKYLSVFPSNNIYHNNLAQAIEVLQCVDDSLDILKTIKIVPEDPIKKPIKAGSGVGVVEAPRGILYHLAKINEKGIIEDYDVIVPTAQNQINIENDLKKYFNDNLDKEHDILRRDAEKIIRAYDPCMSCATNFLKIEWTVK
- a CDS encoding HypC/HybG/HupF family hydrogenase formation chaperone; translated protein: MCIAFPGEIIKLEGLKAQVKYPNEVRTAIIGEENVRVGDKVLVQMGIIIQVLASPDKLIPLPAAT
- a CDS encoding C39 family peptidase, which produces MKLGSRFLVLSVLLAVILSPFSPVTGGGASASTERTAGLSANLFVENGDASSQSMDSAVDFRLLKVVSYLWSDGHGDMSLEHIVKNNSANNFTGIIWLLDDWNTTDYRNIRAEDDKGPLNTSTRMDGTNIYITIFFRQAVPIGQSLHFTLYVTIGKMTTGSGNNWNGHWYIRVEGSPIGELIQGVTLPSNAQITSVTPTPTTRRNNYVEWRYINVPDGWQLTIDLNYQLSSTMNVPLFYQGTAPVDGNSPVWELDTYNNYPAGDRYNTMYAWGCFITSGAMVINYWAQKLDVPFRTDPRQINEWMKTHRGYDAGHNGNVNSIVEYARYGGVTIYAETIFTTSSSVLDGYILSGKPVMLGVRNQGHFVVATGITTVGGVKTYTINDPLLGSTTLKESYNNQFSRMTVFTDTPVDNRDMRVAAHSPVEFVVTDRFGRKSGYDPTTGTTWNQIPNSHYVLEGLARAGTTTPENISKVLYINEPEDGNYDIKVFGIGSGLYKVDTFATDWKGEVDYQIVSGEATVGSVATYTVEYNAVAGLIFKGYLPMALRNKR
- a CDS encoding DEAD/DEAH box helicase, whose amino-acid sequence is MYKQRRRGFNPQRTRFRSFDPRTVIGKITGPVSAGYEIKNSFSDFPLNEELARNVASRKFDKPTPIQDQAILEILAGRDVVGVANTGTGKTAAFLIPLINKVILNRGSKVLIIAPTRELAVQIDKEFQIFSRGLRLYSTVCIGGVSIRGQINKLQRGPHFVIGTPGRLLDLENQKKINFGTFDSIILDEVDRMLDMGFIVDIKKIILKLPQNRQSLFFAATLDESVKSVMRQFIVNPVMISVKTADASANVYQDVIDLKGRDKADALCTLLGKEEVSKTLIFMRTKRSADKLQTSLLKNGFQTAVLHGNKSQNQRQRSLEQFTLGRVNILIATDVASRGLDVTDISHVINYDLPESYDTYIHRIGRTGRADKKGIALTFIG